In Synechococcus sp. KORDI-52, one genomic interval encodes:
- a CDS encoding FAD-binding oxidoreductase, translating into MRVSNAATEHCNEALFTVVASGPHVGSQPSVVQTYTVGMNQFSALFKRLGASGAKILSVNGVEVERHASPVATTPAPAKQTAKKPAKKAVTSSAPKKKPHADVPVNTYKPKTPFMGTVTENYSLLKDGAIGRVQHITFDLAGGDPQLKYIEGQSIGIIPEGEDAKGKPHKLRLYSIASTRHGDNLEGNTVSLCVRQLEYKNDAGEQIYGVCSTYLCDIEPGTKVKITGPVGKEMLLPDDEDANIIMLATGTGIAPMRTYLRRMFEPREQEANGWTFRGKAWLFMGAPKTANLLYDDDFLHYEKEYPDNFRYTKAISREQQNAKGGRMYIQDRVLEHAEEIFAMIEDPKTHVYMCGLRGMEPGIDEAMTAAAAAKGLDWAELRPQLKKADRWHVETY; encoded by the coding sequence ATGCGGGTGTCCAATGCAGCGACAGAGCACTGCAATGAGGCTCTGTTCACTGTCGTGGCAAGTGGTCCCCATGTCGGCTCACAACCGTCTGTGGTTCAGACCTACACCGTTGGGATGAACCAGTTTTCCGCACTTTTCAAACGATTGGGGGCCTCTGGCGCCAAAATTCTGTCTGTGAATGGTGTGGAAGTAGAGCGACACGCCTCTCCCGTTGCCACCACCCCGGCACCTGCCAAACAAACCGCCAAAAAACCCGCCAAGAAAGCCGTGACGTCAAGCGCCCCGAAGAAGAAGCCCCACGCCGACGTTCCGGTCAACACCTACAAGCCCAAAACACCGTTCATGGGCACGGTCACGGAGAACTACTCCCTGCTGAAGGACGGTGCCATCGGCCGTGTTCAGCACATCACCTTTGATCTGGCCGGCGGCGACCCGCAGCTGAAGTACATCGAAGGCCAGAGCATCGGCATCATTCCCGAAGGGGAAGATGCCAAGGGCAAACCTCACAAGCTGCGCCTGTACTCCATCGCCAGCACCCGCCACGGCGACAACCTCGAAGGCAACACTGTCTCCCTCTGCGTTCGCCAGCTCGAGTACAAGAATGACGCCGGTGAGCAGATCTACGGCGTCTGCTCCACCTACCTCTGCGACATCGAACCCGGCACCAAGGTGAAGATCACCGGTCCGGTCGGTAAGGAGATGCTTCTCCCTGACGACGAAGACGCCAACATCATCATGCTGGCGACGGGCACCGGAATCGCTCCGATGCGCACCTACCTGCGTCGCATGTTCGAGCCCCGCGAACAGGAGGCCAACGGCTGGACATTCCGCGGCAAAGCCTGGCTGTTCATGGGCGCACCCAAAACCGCCAACCTGCTCTACGACGATGACTTCCTCCACTACGAGAAGGAGTACCCCGACAACTTCCGCTACACCAAGGCGATCAGCCGGGAACAACAGAACGCCAAGGGCGGCCGGATGTACATCCAGGACCGCGTTTTAGAGCACGCTGAAGAGATCTTCGCAATGATCGAAGACCCCAAAACCCATGTGTACATGTGCGGTCTGCGCGGGATGGAGCCAGGCATCGACGAGGCCATGACCGCCGCCGCGGCCGCCAAGGGGCTCGATTGGGCCGAACTGCGTCCCCAGCTCAAAAAAGCTGACCGCTGGCACGTTGAAACCTATTGA
- a CDS encoding FAD-dependent oxidoreductase, whose protein sequence is MGGGLAGITAARDLQQRGLRTVVIEANDRLGGRTYTVEDEGCPVELGGTLIHWTQPFIWAEKERYGLECDDLGSQRGLSTDWQLHLSPRRASIPTGRLQLGTQCTG, encoded by the coding sequence ATTGGCGGTGGACTTGCAGGAATCACAGCTGCCCGCGACCTCCAGCAACGTGGACTTCGAACTGTCGTTATTGAAGCCAACGATCGCCTTGGCGGTCGGACTTACACCGTCGAGGATGAGGGTTGCCCAGTTGAGCTGGGCGGGACGTTGATTCACTGGACGCAACCGTTCATCTGGGCAGAAAAAGAACGCTATGGACTCGAATGTGATGACCTTGGCTCGCAGCGCGGACTCAGCACTGATTGGCAGCTTCACCTATCACCGCGGCGAGCATCAATCCCGACTGGCAGGCTTCAGCTTGGAACCCAATGCACTGGATAA
- a CDS encoding histidine kinase, protein MVKDVSKTRQPLKLLLVAARHHLSGQDLRTLVQFLEREDLGFDVTLQVADPSQQPELLELHRLVVTPALIKLAPHPKQVFAGSNILQQLKGWVPRWKQDGVVSGLGLSLRPTELDGSRTQKELQLEDQLLVLRQENETLIDRVSAQERLLRMVAHELRTPLTAAALALQSQKLGQIDMDRFQDVITRRLQEMEALSKDLLEVGTTRWETLFNPQRLDLASVSAEVILELEKLWLGRNVEIKTDIPADLPKVFADQRRMRQVMLNLLENALKYTGDGGHISLTMLHRTSQRVEVSVCDSGPGIPEQEQQRIFMDRVRLPQTSDQTTGYGVGLAVCRRIVEVHGGKIWVVSDPGEGACFTFTVPIWQGQGIEWGQAVLTEGPTKP, encoded by the coding sequence GTGGTCAAGGACGTTTCCAAGACACGTCAACCCTTGAAGCTGTTGCTTGTGGCAGCGCGACATCACCTCTCAGGCCAGGACCTCCGCACCCTGGTGCAGTTCTTGGAACGGGAAGACCTGGGCTTCGACGTCACCCTCCAGGTGGCCGACCCCTCGCAACAACCAGAGCTTCTGGAACTTCATCGCCTTGTGGTGACGCCTGCACTGATCAAACTGGCGCCCCACCCGAAACAGGTGTTTGCCGGAAGCAACATCCTGCAGCAACTGAAGGGTTGGGTGCCGCGCTGGAAACAGGATGGGGTGGTGAGCGGCCTTGGCCTCAGCCTCAGACCAACGGAACTTGACGGAAGTCGCACCCAGAAGGAACTCCAATTGGAGGATCAACTGCTGGTGCTGCGGCAGGAGAACGAGACCCTGATCGATCGCGTCAGTGCCCAGGAACGACTGTTGCGCATGGTGGCCCATGAACTGCGAACACCGCTGACAGCGGCGGCCTTGGCCCTGCAAAGCCAGAAGCTGGGTCAGATCGACATGGATCGCTTTCAGGATGTGATCACCCGCCGCCTGCAAGAGATGGAGGCGCTCTCGAAGGATTTGCTGGAGGTGGGAACCACCCGGTGGGAAACCCTGTTCAACCCCCAGCGGCTTGACCTGGCCAGCGTTTCAGCCGAAGTGATCCTCGAGCTCGAAAAATTGTGGCTGGGCCGCAACGTCGAAATCAAGACCGACATTCCCGCTGACCTACCCAAGGTGTTCGCCGACCAACGCCGCATGCGTCAGGTGATGCTGAATCTTCTGGAAAACGCCCTGAAGTACACCGGCGATGGCGGCCACATCTCTCTCACCATGCTGCACCGCACCAGCCAGCGGGTGGAGGTGAGTGTTTGTGACAGCGGTCCCGGCATTCCGGAACAGGAACAGCAGCGAATTTTTATGGATCGGGTGCGCCTGCCTCAAACCTCCGACCAAACCACCGGGTACGGCGTGGGGCTAGCGGTCTGCCGCCGCATCGTCGAAGTGCACGGCGGCAAGATCTGGGTGGTCTCAGACCCTGGAGAGGGTGCCTGCTTCACCTTCACAGTGCCGATCTGGCAGGGGCAAGGCATCGAATGGGGCCAAGCTGTCTTGACGGAGGGTCCGACCAAGCCCTAG
- a CDS encoding DUF6737 family protein, which yields MATTPSLPCKPPVNSTPSAESREQPPFWSLKPWWCQPWSILVTGVLMVSGSWALLHRLWISLPLALGVLAWWLLFLVLVPAAYRSAAERNG from the coding sequence GTGGCTACGACACCCTCGCTGCCATGCAAGCCGCCGGTGAACTCGACGCCCTCCGCTGAATCTCGGGAACAACCACCCTTCTGGTCGCTCAAACCTTGGTGGTGCCAGCCCTGGTCCATCCTCGTCACAGGAGTGCTGATGGTTAGCGGGTCCTGGGCCCTGCTGCATCGCCTCTGGATCAGCCTTCCTCTGGCCCTGGGCGTGCTGGCCTGGTGGTTGCTGTTTCTAGTGCTCGTCCCCGCCGCCTACCGATCCGCAGCGGAGCGGAACGGTTGA
- a CDS encoding AhpC/TSA family protein codes for MIPLQPLLDRLSAIPGMESGCKRLVVVLGQLGDFDSIEYAQALVPRLPELTTAGVKVQLFGIGNSASAERFAAFTGFPRQQLIADASPVLHETLGLESGLQLPGGPWPGFLLMCAGVGSPGTLGEVLRGYTGDRSAAQIFEDDEWVEAFPLPRFRGALFRRAGGAGFQRPFELATKRLRNMNEVLRHWRTYVPCDDYITQRGATVLFDVDDSVLHCHRDQSLLGYSATMNRPLAFLDMVLSPS; via the coding sequence ATGATTCCCCTTCAGCCCCTGCTTGATCGTCTCTCCGCAATCCCCGGTATGGAGAGCGGCTGCAAGCGCCTTGTGGTTGTACTCGGCCAGCTTGGGGATTTCGATTCGATCGAATACGCCCAGGCGTTGGTGCCGAGGCTTCCCGAGTTGACCACGGCTGGGGTCAAGGTTCAACTGTTCGGCATCGGCAATTCCGCCAGCGCCGAGCGCTTCGCTGCCTTCACCGGGTTCCCTCGGCAGCAGCTGATCGCCGATGCATCGCCGGTGTTGCATGAAACTCTAGGTTTGGAATCCGGGTTGCAGCTCCCCGGTGGGCCCTGGCCTGGTTTTCTGTTGATGTGCGCCGGCGTGGGCTCACCAGGCACGCTGGGCGAGGTGCTGCGCGGCTACACGGGGGATCGCTCGGCTGCCCAGATCTTCGAGGACGACGAGTGGGTCGAGGCGTTTCCACTGCCGCGCTTCCGTGGGGCTCTCTTCCGCCGGGCCGGTGGTGCGGGGTTTCAGCGACCGTTTGAGCTCGCCACCAAGCGTCTGCGCAACATGAATGAAGTGCTCCGGCACTGGCGCACCTACGTGCCCTGTGATGACTACATCACCCAGCGCGGCGCCACCGTGCTGTTCGATGTTGATGACAGCGTGCTCCACTGCCATCGCGATCAATCTCTGTTGGGCTACTCCGCCACCATGAATCGCCCCCTGGCGTTTCTCGACATGGTCCTGTCTCCGTCCTGA
- a CDS encoding SRPBCC family protein, whose product MFGRGLQTSANSGTAIEQTMERLPQGTRRLAAELKSPLPVQLLWDVLTDYENLSRFIPNLSTSELIQRQGQTVRLQQVGSQQLLGLRFSAQVQLELTEYRQDGLLKFRMMKGDFRRFEGSWQIRQRPDGSSLLYELTVQGCLGMPIGLIEERLRDDLSSNLNAVVQEAHRRNS is encoded by the coding sequence ATGTTTGGACGAGGGCTTCAAACCTCCGCAAATTCAGGGACTGCGATCGAGCAGACCATGGAACGGCTGCCCCAGGGGACCCGTCGTCTGGCAGCTGAACTCAAATCTCCACTGCCTGTTCAGCTGCTCTGGGATGTGCTGACGGATTACGAGAATCTGTCCCGTTTCATTCCCAACCTCAGCACCAGTGAGCTGATTCAGCGCCAGGGGCAGACGGTGCGGCTCCAACAAGTGGGCAGTCAGCAGCTGTTGGGGCTTCGCTTCTCGGCCCAGGTTCAGTTGGAGCTGACGGAATACCGCCAGGACGGACTGCTGAAGTTCCGCATGATGAAAGGTGATTTCCGACGTTTTGAAGGGTCCTGGCAGATCCGTCAGCGTCCCGATGGCAGCTCACTGCTTTATGAGCTGACGGTCCAAGGCTGTCTTGGCATGCCGATCGGTCTGATCGAGGAGCGGCTGCGGGACGACCTCTCCAGCAATCTCAATGCTGTTGTGCAGGAAGCCCACCGCAGAAACAGCTGA
- the pepN gene encoding aminopeptidase N, which translates to MAAAASIRLADYTPWAFELPTIALDVTIQDDHVVVASRLSLEPRRPGEPLELCGVDLAIESLEIDQEPLQPEDYSFTDGRLTIPKVPGQPFVLETRCRLDPYSNSSLEGLYASGGLLSTQCEAEGFRRISLHPDRPDVLSRWQVRIEASRSSCPVLLSNGNAVQEESVGADRHAVTWDDPFPKPSYLFALVAGDLREIRDHYTTASGRQVTLRLHVEEGDESFTAHAMASLKRSMQWDESVYNLEYDLDEYNIVAVRHFNMGAMENKSLNIFNSKLVLADAETATDAELERIESVIAHEYFHNWSGNRITCRDWFQLSLKEGLTVFRDQCFTADLHSKAVKRIEDVAMLRNTQFREDAGPTAHPVKPAEYQAIDNFYTTTIYEKGAELIRMLHTLVGPERFMKGMEVYVQRFDGTAATTEDFVQAIADGATSQGELLGFDLERFKRWYHQAGTPELSIERQWNPESGQLTVDLHQVTPPTPGQADKQPLVLPVAMALVGEQGRVGDEQLLVMEAERASITLQGQPGETPPALSVLRRFSAPVHVRLEQPLEECLQLLASDDDSFCRWDAAQCLARQVLLARAEHQPKPAVEAALIQALDQRICAYDGGDGMGLAALLALPGMAELEALQSPVDPPALDQAFRAWTQELGVQLQSSLRRLLELARADWTLAWPAGQGGRALTALAWRWLAAAGDSTVKADALAAVSGPSMTLARGALRALLPQESAEREQAMALFYERWQDKPVILDAWFAMEASAPRSNALERVQQLLDHPRFDPLAPNSLRAVLGGFTANVQAFHAADGSGYRFMAEQIAAVDARNPITASRMAKVFSRCASYGPERQTVMRQAINQLAAKPLSTNTAEVVQLLTT; encoded by the coding sequence ATGGCTGCAGCTGCTTCGATTCGTCTGGCGGACTACACGCCATGGGCTTTTGAGCTCCCCACCATCGCCCTGGACGTGACCATTCAGGACGACCATGTCGTCGTTGCCTCCAGGCTGAGCCTTGAACCGCGTCGGCCTGGTGAGCCTCTGGAGCTTTGCGGTGTCGATTTGGCGATCGAATCCCTGGAGATCGACCAGGAGCCGTTGCAGCCCGAGGATTACAGCTTCACCGACGGACGTCTGACCATCCCCAAGGTGCCGGGTCAGCCGTTTGTGCTCGAGACCCGTTGCCGCCTGGATCCCTACTCCAACAGTTCACTCGAAGGCCTGTATGCCAGTGGTGGTCTGCTGAGCACCCAGTGCGAGGCCGAGGGGTTCCGGCGCATCAGCCTTCACCCCGATCGTCCGGATGTGCTGAGCCGCTGGCAGGTGCGTATTGAAGCCAGCCGCAGCAGCTGCCCTGTGCTGCTGAGCAATGGCAATGCGGTTCAGGAGGAATCCGTTGGCGCTGATCGTCATGCGGTCACGTGGGATGACCCCTTCCCCAAGCCCTCTTATCTGTTTGCACTGGTGGCTGGAGACCTCAGGGAAATTCGTGATCACTACACAACGGCATCGGGCCGGCAGGTCACCCTGCGCTTGCATGTGGAGGAGGGGGATGAATCCTTCACGGCCCACGCCATGGCCTCGTTGAAGCGATCCATGCAATGGGATGAATCGGTTTATAACCTTGAATACGATCTTGATGAATACAACATCGTCGCCGTCCGTCACTTCAACATGGGCGCAATGGAGAACAAGAGTCTGAATATTTTCAACTCAAAGCTTGTTCTTGCTGATGCGGAAACAGCTACCGATGCTGAACTTGAACGCATCGAAAGTGTGATTGCTCATGAATACTTTCACAACTGGAGCGGAAATCGCATCACCTGCCGGGATTGGTTCCAGCTTTCGCTCAAAGAGGGCCTGACGGTTTTCCGTGATCAATGCTTCACCGCAGATCTGCATTCCAAAGCGGTCAAACGCATTGAGGATGTTGCGATGTTGCGCAACACCCAATTCCGTGAGGATGCTGGCCCTACAGCTCACCCAGTTAAGCCAGCGGAATACCAGGCGATCGATAACTTCTACACAACAACCATCTATGAAAAAGGTGCAGAGTTGATCCGCATGTTGCACACCCTGGTTGGACCGGAGCGGTTCATGAAGGGAATGGAGGTGTACGTGCAACGTTTCGATGGCACGGCCGCCACAACGGAGGACTTCGTTCAGGCGATTGCCGATGGTGCCACCAGTCAGGGCGAGCTCCTTGGCTTTGATCTGGAACGCTTCAAGCGCTGGTATCACCAGGCAGGAACTCCGGAACTCAGCATTGAACGTCAGTGGAACCCTGAATCGGGTCAGCTGACGGTCGACTTGCACCAGGTGACGCCTCCGACGCCGGGACAAGCTGACAAACAGCCCCTGGTGCTGCCGGTTGCCATGGCCCTGGTGGGTGAACAAGGCCGTGTTGGTGACGAGCAGCTGCTGGTGATGGAGGCTGAGCGCGCCAGCATCACCCTGCAGGGTCAGCCCGGTGAAACCCCTCCTGCCCTTTCGGTGCTGCGCCGCTTCTCGGCGCCGGTGCACGTGCGTCTCGAGCAGCCGCTGGAGGAGTGCCTGCAGCTGTTGGCTTCCGACGATGACTCCTTCTGCCGCTGGGATGCGGCCCAGTGCCTGGCACGCCAGGTGTTGTTGGCGCGGGCTGAACACCAGCCGAAGCCTGCGGTGGAGGCGGCACTGATTCAGGCCCTCGATCAGCGGATCTGCGCTTACGACGGTGGTGATGGCATGGGCCTGGCGGCGCTGCTGGCGCTGCCGGGAATGGCGGAACTGGAGGCGTTGCAATCTCCGGTGGATCCGCCGGCGCTGGATCAAGCCTTCCGGGCGTGGACCCAGGAGCTGGGCGTTCAATTGCAGTCGTCCTTGCGACGACTCCTGGAGCTGGCCCGGGCGGACTGGACCCTGGCCTGGCCGGCTGGCCAGGGCGGCCGTGCCCTGACGGCCTTGGCCTGGCGCTGGCTTGCCGCAGCGGGCGATTCCACGGTGAAAGCGGATGCGTTGGCTGCTGTTTCCGGTCCCTCGATGACCCTGGCGCGGGGAGCCCTGCGGGCCTTGCTGCCGCAGGAGAGCGCTGAGCGTGAGCAGGCAATGGCGCTTTTTTATGAGCGTTGGCAAGACAAGCCCGTGATCCTGGATGCCTGGTTTGCGATGGAGGCATCAGCCCCCAGATCCAACGCCCTGGAGCGGGTTCAACAGCTGTTGGACCACCCACGCTTCGATCCCCTGGCACCCAATTCCCTGCGCGCTGTTCTCGGTGGATTCACCGCCAATGTTCAGGCATTTCATGCCGCCGATGGCAGTGGTTACCGGTTCATGGCGGAGCAGATTGCAGCGGTCGATGCCCGCAATCCGATCACTGCATCACGGATGGCCAAGGTGTTCAGCCGCTGCGCCAGTTACGGCCCCGAGCGGCAAACGGTCATGCGTCAGGCCATCAACCAGTTGGCCGCCAAGCCCTTGTCGACGAACACGGCCGAGGTGGTGCAGCTGCTCACGACGTGA
- a CDS encoding rhomboid family intramembrane serine protease yields the protein MRARLLLPLLILAVAWAQELIDQLLFAGQWNLPMGPDQPWWGVITAPFSHAGFGHLISNSLAFLPLSWLVLSRGMRDYLSVWLSVLVINIPVALFWPARSHGLSGVVYGLLGYLLLIGWLERRILSIALGLVAFWLYGSALIALIPGISPAGVSWIGHSAGFIGGLLAALAVYREPTAH from the coding sequence ATGCGCGCTCGACTGCTGCTCCCCCTGCTGATCCTGGCCGTGGCCTGGGCTCAGGAGCTGATCGATCAACTGCTCTTTGCGGGGCAGTGGAACCTGCCGATGGGGCCAGATCAACCGTGGTGGGGGGTCATCACCGCCCCGTTCAGTCACGCGGGTTTCGGGCATCTCATCTCCAACAGCCTGGCTTTTCTGCCCCTGAGCTGGCTCGTCCTCAGCCGGGGGATGCGCGATTACCTGAGCGTCTGGCTGTCGGTGCTGGTGATCAACATTCCGGTCGCCCTGTTCTGGCCTGCCCGCAGCCATGGACTCTCGGGCGTGGTGTATGGACTGCTGGGCTACCTGCTGTTGATCGGCTGGCTGGAACGTCGCATCCTGTCCATCGCCCTGGGGCTCGTGGCGTTCTGGCTGTACGGCTCCGCGCTGATCGCCTTGATTCCCGGCATTTCACCCGCCGGCGTCAGCTGGATCGGCCACAGCGCAGGGTTCATCGGTGGGTTGTTGGCGGCACTGGCGGTGTATCGCGAGCCCACCGCCCATTGA
- a CDS encoding NAD(P)/FAD-dependent oxidoreductase, producing MIRSDVDVLVIGSGIGGLCAAGLCARAGREVLVLEAHHHPGGAAHGFQRQGYHFESGPSLWSGLGQWPSSNPLTQVLRALGQTVEVIPYRTWDVLLPEGDLRIAVGHDDFEAVVRSLRGPAVAAEWRRFVEALRPIAAAADALPLLALRPGVDGMAQLLKRGGRLLPHLAAMRHLSGSFGPLVDRHLRDPFLRHWVDLLSFLISGMPMGDTNAAAMATLFGEWFEPEAHLDYPVGGSAAVVEALVRGLQAHGGSLHTGTAVQQLQVEGDCVVGVTLADGTQIAARQVICNADIWSTLALLPASVAPKWQRQRRATPACNGFLHLHLGFDAAGLEDLPIHTVWVDDWERGIDAERNAVVLSIPSVLDPSMAPAGHHVLHAYTPASEPWEVWADLERDSAAYQQRKHERCAVFWRVLERRIPDIRHRCELIMEGTPLTHRHFLNVHQGSYGPALSAAEGLFPGVTTPLANFWLCGASTFPGIGIPPVAASGAMAAHAILGREPQNSLLRELEL from the coding sequence ATGATCAGAAGTGACGTCGACGTTCTGGTCATCGGCAGCGGCATCGGTGGACTGTGCGCCGCAGGTTTGTGTGCCCGCGCCGGCCGTGAGGTGCTGGTGCTGGAGGCCCACCACCATCCCGGTGGGGCCGCCCATGGCTTTCAACGCCAGGGCTATCACTTTGAATCCGGGCCGTCCCTGTGGAGTGGCCTTGGGCAATGGCCCAGCAGCAATCCACTGACCCAGGTGCTGCGCGCCCTGGGGCAGACCGTCGAAGTGATCCCTTATCGCACCTGGGATGTGCTGCTGCCGGAAGGCGATCTGCGCATCGCCGTGGGGCATGACGATTTTGAGGCTGTGGTGCGCAGCCTGCGCGGCCCCGCGGTGGCCGCGGAATGGCGACGTTTTGTGGAGGCACTGCGGCCGATTGCCGCCGCCGCTGATGCTCTCCCCCTTTTGGCCCTGCGGCCTGGGGTGGATGGCATGGCGCAACTGCTGAAGCGCGGCGGACGCCTGTTGCCGCACCTGGCGGCGATGCGTCACCTCTCCGGTTCCTTTGGGCCCCTGGTGGATCGTCATCTCCGTGATCCCTTCCTGCGGCATTGGGTGGATCTCCTCTCCTTCCTGATCAGCGGCATGCCGATGGGAGACACCAACGCCGCAGCCATGGCCACGCTGTTCGGCGAGTGGTTCGAGCCGGAGGCCCACCTCGACTACCCCGTTGGTGGCAGTGCCGCTGTGGTTGAGGCCCTGGTGCGTGGCCTGCAAGCCCATGGCGGCAGCCTGCACACGGGCACGGCGGTGCAACAACTGCAGGTGGAGGGGGATTGCGTTGTGGGTGTAACGCTGGCGGATGGAACGCAGATTGCGGCGCGGCAGGTGATCTGCAACGCCGACATCTGGTCCACCCTTGCGCTGCTGCCGGCGTCCGTGGCGCCGAAGTGGCAGCGTCAGCGCCGGGCCACGCCAGCTTGCAACGGCTTCCTGCACCTGCACCTGGGATTCGATGCCGCGGGGTTGGAGGATCTGCCGATCCACACCGTCTGGGTTGATGACTGGGAGCGTGGGATCGATGCAGAGCGCAATGCTGTGGTGCTGTCGATCCCATCGGTGTTGGATCCCTCCATGGCGCCGGCGGGTCACCATGTGCTGCACGCCTACACCCCGGCCAGCGAACCCTGGGAGGTCTGGGCTGATCTGGAGCGCGACAGTGCGGCGTATCAGCAGAGAAAACACGAGCGATGCGCTGTGTTCTGGCGGGTGCTGGAACGCCGTATCCCCGACATCCGCCACCGCTGCGAGTTGATCATGGAGGGAACGCCGCTGACCCACCGCCATTTCCTCAATGTGCATCAAGGCAGTTATGGCCCTGCGCTTTCAGCGGCTGAAGGCCTCTTTCCTGGCGTGACGACCCCCCTCGCCAATTTCTGGCTTTGTGGTGCCAGCACTTTCCCGGGGATCGGAATCCCTCCCGTGGCGGCGAGTGGCGCTATGGCGGCCCATGCGATCCTCGGCCGCGAGCCACAAAACAGTCTGCTGCGTGAACTGGAGCTTTGA
- the zwf gene encoding glucose-6-phosphate dehydrogenase: MVATMTNPLRVGLRQERVIAPQCLVIFGASGDLTHRKLVPALFELFKQRRLPSEFALLGCARRPWSDEEFRGKMAEALASTIEDDPQAWDQFVGKLFYEPVDLQQPQDVVRLGGRLEQIDQQCATRGNRTFYLSVSPKFYGSGCRSLADAGLLKDPKRSRVVIEKPFGRDYGSAQALNRVVQACGQENQIFRIDHYLGKETVQNIMVLRFANTIFEPIWNRNYISSVQITAAETVGVEERAGYYESAGALRDMVQNHLTQMLAITAMEPPGRFDPEAIRNEKAKVLQAARLADELEPWNCCIRGQYGPGGSTDSPLAGYRHEPGVDPNSTTETYVAMKLFIDNWRWQGVPFYVRTGKRLAKRTSEVVLTFREAPVHLFDAATGGPTANQLILRIQPDEGAEFRFEVKSPGSGMRSRPIDMEFSYDESFGEPSDEGYVRLLADAMLSDPTLFTRSDEVEAAWRLYTPLLELIEDSPWQLPVHPYESRTWGPAAADALLAKDGLLWRRP, translated from the coding sequence ATGGTTGCCACGATGACGAACCCCCTCAGGGTTGGACTGCGTCAGGAGCGCGTGATCGCGCCGCAGTGTCTGGTGATCTTCGGCGCCAGCGGTGATCTGACCCACCGCAAATTGGTGCCAGCCCTGTTTGAACTGTTCAAGCAACGGCGTCTCCCCAGTGAGTTCGCCCTGCTGGGCTGTGCGCGACGGCCGTGGAGTGACGAGGAGTTCCGCGGAAAGATGGCGGAGGCACTGGCCAGCACGATCGAGGACGATCCCCAGGCCTGGGACCAGTTCGTCGGCAAACTCTTCTACGAACCGGTCGACCTTCAACAACCCCAAGATGTGGTGCGGCTGGGCGGTCGGCTGGAGCAGATCGATCAACAGTGCGCCACCCGCGGCAACCGCACCTTTTATCTCTCCGTCTCCCCCAAGTTCTATGGCAGTGGTTGCCGCTCCCTCGCCGACGCGGGCCTGTTGAAGGATCCCAAACGCAGCCGGGTGGTGATCGAGAAACCCTTCGGACGCGATTACGGCAGTGCCCAGGCCCTCAATCGAGTGGTTCAGGCCTGCGGTCAGGAGAACCAGATCTTTCGCATCGACCATTACCTGGGCAAGGAAACCGTCCAGAACATCATGGTTCTGCGATTTGCCAACACCATCTTCGAGCCGATCTGGAATCGCAATTACATCTCCAGTGTTCAGATCACCGCCGCGGAAACCGTCGGAGTTGAGGAACGCGCCGGGTACTACGAATCGGCCGGTGCCCTGAGGGACATGGTGCAGAACCACCTGACCCAGATGCTGGCGATCACCGCCATGGAACCACCCGGGCGCTTTGATCCGGAAGCCATCCGCAACGAAAAAGCCAAGGTGCTACAGGCCGCGCGCCTGGCCGATGAACTCGAACCCTGGAACTGCTGCATCCGCGGCCAGTACGGACCCGGGGGGTCAACGGATTCGCCCCTGGCCGGTTACCGACACGAACCCGGCGTGGACCCCAACAGCACCACCGAGACCTACGTGGCGATGAAACTGTTCATCGACAACTGGCGCTGGCAGGGGGTTCCGTTCTATGTGCGCACCGGCAAACGACTGGCCAAGCGCACGAGCGAGGTGGTGCTCACCTTCCGTGAAGCACCGGTCCATCTGTTTGACGCGGCCACCGGTGGCCCCACCGCCAATCAGCTGATCCTGCGCATCCAGCCGGATGAAGGGGCGGAATTCCGCTTTGAGGTGAAGTCACCCGGATCTGGCATGCGGAGCCGCCCCATCGACATGGAGTTCTCCTACGACGAATCCTTCGGGGAACCCTCCGATGAAGGCTATGTGCGGCTCCTGGCTGACGCCATGCTCAGTGATCCCACCCTGTTCACCCGCAGCGATGAAGTGGAAGCCGCCTGGCGGCTTTACACCCCGCTGCTGGAACTGATTGAAGACAGCCCCTGGCAGCTGCCGGTTCATCCCTACGAATCCCGCACCTGGGGGCCTGCCGCAGCGGATGCCCTGTTGGCGAAAGACGGATTGCTCTGGCGACGCCCCTGA